Within Conexibacter woesei DSM 14684, the genomic segment GCCGGAGGCGTTCGCGGCGGCGCTGGAGCCGATGGCCGACGCCGCGCTCGCGAGCAACGGCCCCGAGTTCAACTGCCGCGAGGCCAGCCGCGACCAGATCGTCGCGATCTACCGGGAGGCGTGGTGAGCACGCCCGAGCGGATCGTCGTCGTCGGCGGCGGCCCCGCCGGCCAGCGCTGCGCGCTCGCACTGCGCAGACGCGGCCACGGCGGCGCGATCGACCTCGTCGGCGACGAGCGGCTGGCGCCGTACGACCGCACCCTCCTGTCGAAGGACGCGCTGAGAGGCGAGCGCGAGCCGGAGCCGGTCGCGCTCGCTCCGGCCGGCGCGTACGCCGAGGCCGGCGTCACCGTCCACGCGGGCGCGCGCGCAACGGGCCTCGACGCGCACGCTCGCACGGTCGCGCTCGACGACGGCCGCGCGCTGTCGTACGACCGGCTCGTGATCGCGACCGGCGGTCGTCCGTCGCTGCCGCCGGCGCTGCGCTGCGACGGGGTCCTGACGGTGCGGACGGCGGCCGACGTCGCGCCGCTGCGCGACGCGCTCGTGCGGGCGCGTCACCTCGTCGTGATCGGCGGCGGCTTCATCGGCGGCGAGATCGCCAGCGCGGCGGTCGCGCTCGCGGCGCCGGTCACGCTCGTCGAGGCGGCCGAGCATCCGCTCGCGCCCGTGCTCGGCGCCGAGGTCGCCGAGCACGTGACGTCGCTTCATCGCGCCGCCGGCGTCGAGGTTCGCTGCGGCGCGGCGGTGACGAGCGTGCGGCGCGAGCGCGACGGCTGGCGCGTCGCGCTCGCCGACGGCGCCGAGCTGCGCGCCGACGCGGTCATCGCCGGCGTCGGGATGGTGCCCGCGGTCGACTGGCTCGACGGCAGCCCGCTGACGATCGACGACGGGATCGTCACCGACGAGCGGTGCCGCACCGACGTCGACGGCGTGCTCGCGGCCGGCGACTGCGCCCGCTGGCACAACCCCCGCTACGGCCGCTCGATGCGCGTCGAGCACTGGGACACCGCCTGCCGCCACGGCGAGGCCGCCGCCGCCAACGCGCTCGGGATCGACACGCCGTTCGCGCCGCTGCCGTTCTTCTGGTCCGAGCAGCACGGCGTCGTCGTCCGCTACGCCGGCCACGCGCCGGAGTGGGACGCGGTCGAGGTGCAGGAGGGCGAGCAGCCGCACGAGTGGGTAGCCCGCTACCTGCACGACGGCCGCCTCGTCGCGGCCTGCGCGGCCGGCCGGCCGCGCGACTTCGCGGCGGCACGCCGCGAGCTGGATCAGCCGACCAAGGAGCACGCACCGACATGACGATCGAAGCGATCGTCGACGCCGATCTCTGCATCGGCGCCGGCAACTGCGTCCACCTCGCGCCCGGCGGGTTCGAGCTGGACGACGACGGCATCGCCGTTCCGCTCGCCGGCGCCGACGAGGAGCGCCTGCGCCTCGCCGCCCGCTCGTGCCCGACCGGCGCGATCGCCCTGCGCGAGACGACGACCACCGCCACCTGAGCCCACGAGGAGCGAGAGAGAGAAGATGTCCGTCACAGCCGAGGGGCCGCCGCAGATCGCGCGCGAGCCGCTCTCCGACCTGCTGATCGTCGACACCGACATCCACGTCCACGAGTCGCCCGGCGTCCTGGCGCCGTACTGCGACATGCCGTGGAAGGTGGCGCTGGAGCACATCAGAGACGCCGCCGAGAGCTACCTCGACATCCCCGGCTTCTCACCGGGCGTCTCGGCCGGCGACTACCAGGCGAAGTTCCCGACCACGCACGACGCCGGCCGCACCGTCTGGACGCCGCAGCAGATGCGCACGGAGATCGACGCGCTGCACGTCGACATCGGCGTGCTGTTCCCCGACCACCTGCTGAAGCTGCCGGTGCTGACGCAGACCGACTACGCCAGCGCACTCGCGCGCGCCTACAACGCGTGGCTGGTCGAGGAGTGGACCTCGGCGAGGGACAAGCTGCTCGGCTGCATCGTCGCCTGCCCGCACGACCCGCGCGACGCCGCGCGCGAGATCGAGAAGTACGCCGGCCACCCGGAGATCGTCGGCGTCTACCTGCCGTGCGCCGGCCTCGACCCGCTCTGGGGCCACCGCATGTACGACCCGATCTGGGAGGCGGCCGAGGCCGCGGACCTGCCGGTGCTGCTGCACAGCGTCACCGTCACCCACCCGGTCTTCCCGTTCAACAACCACGGCTTCGACAACGAGCTGGCGCGCCACACCTGCAGCCACACGTTCTCGATCATCGCCAACTGCGTCGACATGATCACGACCGGCGTCCCGGTCCGCTATCCGAAGCTGCGGATCGCGGTCGCGGAGGCCGGCGTCTCGTTCATGCCGTTCGTCATGAGCCGGCTCGACAAGGAGTACCTCGAGCGCCGACGCGAGTGTCCCTTCCTGGAGGAGCGGCCGAGCCATTACCTGAAGCAGTGGTGGGTCGCGACGCAGCCGATCGAGGAGCCGGAGGACATGGGCGACCTGGCGAAGATGATCGAGCTGATGGACGGCTGGGACCGCGTCATGTTCGCGACCGACTGGCCCCACCACGACTTCGACCATCCGATGAAGCTCGACCAGATCCCGATGAGCGATCAGCAGCGCCGCCAGCTGTTCGGCACCAACGCGCTGGAGCTGTTCAAGATCGACGCGCAGGGCCGCCGCCTCAACCTGCCCGGGAGCGTCGCGTGATGGCCGCCGCGACCGAGCAGGACATCGGCAGCGTCGAGCGGTTCCCGGACGGCTCGCGCACCGTCGTCGAGATCGCCGGGCGCCAAGTGGGCGTCTTCAACGTCGACGGCGAGCTGCACGCGCTGCCGAACGTCTGCCCGCACCAGACCGGCCCGCTGTGCGAGGTCGCGCGACTGACCGGCACCTTCCGCCAGGCTGCCGACGGCGACTGGAGAAAGGAGTGGGTCCACGACGGCGAGATCGTCGCCTGCCCGTGGCACGGGCTGGAGTTCCACGTGCCGACGGGCAGATGTCTCGCCTACCCGCACATCCAGCTGCGCCGCTACAGCGTGCGCGTCGCCGAGGGGCGCGTGCTGCTGAGCGTCGGCGGTCGGCGCGCGGCGGCGGCCGGGGCGGCATGAGGACCGCGCCGCGTCCGGCGCAGCTGGGCGTCCCGCTGCTGCGGGGCGGGAGCGGGACGCCAGTCGACGGGCGGCTCGCCGTCGTCGAGGACGCGGAGGCGTACGCCGTCGTGATCGACGAGGACGTGGAGGACTGGCTCGTGCGCTTCGGCAAGGATCCTGAGTTCCCCGCGCAGGCATGGGCGGACAACATGGCGAGGGTCCTGAACGCCCGCCGGGAAGGGTCGGGGTCGTGAGCGCGTCGCTCGCCGCGCAGCTCGCCGCCGCGACGCTGATCGACCTCGAGCAGCCGCGGCGGATGGGCGACCCGATCGCGCCGGTGCACGCGCCGGGGCTCGTCTACGGGCTCCACCGACGCCACGAGCCCGGGCTCGGCAGACGCACCTCGGCCTCCGGCCTGATCTGCACCCCCGAGCACGCGGGCACGCACATCGACGCGCTCAGCCACCAGGCGGAGAACCTCTGCATGCACGGCGGCGTGCGGGTCGATGCCGACGTGCAGACGTCGACCGGCTTCACGACGCACGGCGTCGAGTCGCTGCCGCCGCTCGTCAGGCCGGGCGTGCTGCTCGACCTGCCGGCGCTGCGCGGCGGCCCGCTCGCGCCTGACGAGCTGATCGGCGTCGACGAGCTGCAGGCCGCGGCCGCGGCGTCGCCGGCGCCGATCGCGCCGGGCTCCGTCGTGCTCGTGCGGACCGGCTACGGCGCGCACTGGGACGACCCGCCGCACTACCTGCGCGCGCCGGGGATCGCGCGCGAAGGGTCGGAGTGGCTCGCGCAGCAGGAGGTCGCGGCGGTCGGCGCCGACAACGTGGTCTGGGACGCGCTCGACCGCTGGGACGACGTGACCGAGTCGATCCTGCCCGGCCACGTGGTGCTGCTCGTGCGCGCCGGCATCCCGATCGTCGAGAACCTGCGGCTGGAGGAGCTGGCGCGCGCCGCGCCGCGCGCGTTCACCGTCGTCGTGCTGCCGCTCAAGTACGTCGGCGGGACCGGCTCGCCGGTGCGGCCGATCGCGATCGTCCCGTCCGCCGAGGAGCCGTAGGCTGTCGGATGTGACCACGCCCCCGGAGCCGGACGCGACCGTCGAGCACCCCTTCAGCGCCGTGCGCGTGACGCGCTCGTTCGACGAGGTCGTGCGCCAGCTGCACGCCGGGCTGCTGAGCGGGCGCTACCAGCCCGGCGACCGGCTGCCGAACGAGCGCGAGCTGGGAGAGCTGCTGAGAGTCGGGCGCTCGACCGTGCGCGAGGCGCTGCGGACGTTGGAGCTGCAGGGCCTCGTCGAGGTGCGGCCGGGCCGCAACGGCGGGATCTTCGCCGCCGAGCCGAGCGGCAGGAGCGTCGGCGACGCGCTCGAGACGCTGCTGCGCTTCCGGCAGCCGAGCCGCGCGGAGCTGCTCGAGTTCCGCGTCAGCTTCGAGGGCGAGACGGCGTGGTGGGCGGCGAGACGCGCGACGGACGAGGACCACGCGCGGCTGCGTGCGCTCGCCGACGCGGTCGGCGCCTCGGCGCGGGCGAGCGGGCGCGCGTGGGAGCAGATCGCCGACGACGACGTCGCCTTCCACGCGGCCGTCGCGGAGGCGTCGCGCAACCAGGTGCGCGTCGCGGTCATGCAGGCGATCAACCACCCGCTGCGCGAGGGCGTGCTGGCGATGGGCGCGTCCGCCGACGACGCCGTGCGCGTCGCCGTCGCCGACGACCTGCGGGAGATCGCCGAGGCGATCGCCGCGGGCGACGCCGACCTGGCGCGCGACCGCATGCGCGAGCACGTCGAGCGCAACCCCGCGCTGAACGACGCGGCAGGCGCCGAGCGCGCCTGAGCCGCGCTCCGGGCCCTCAGCTCCGGCGCGGCGGCGCGGTCGACGACGCCGGCACGAAGCCGGTGCCGACGGTCTCGATCCGCGGTCTCTGGTCGCGGTTGGCGAGGCGCGTGATCGCGAGCCGGCCGGCGATCACGCCCATCTCGCCGTAGTCGCGCGTGATCGCCGCGATCCGCGGCTCCTTCGCGGAGGCGAGCACCGGCTCGTGGTAGCCGACGAGGCTGAGGTCGCCGGGGATCGAGACGCCGCGGTCGCGCAGGTCGAACAGGACGCCCGCGATCGCCGCCTCCGGGACGCAGGCGATCACCGCCGTCACGTCGGCGGCGAGCAGCCGGCCGGTCGCGCTCGCGCCCGAGGCGGCGTCGAAGCGGGGGAGGGCGACGTTCAGCTCCGGGCCGAAGTCCAGCCCGGCGCGCTCGCCGGCCCGCCGCCATGCCGCCGGCACCTCGCGGCCGGGGCGGTTGACGTCGGTCATCGAGATCAGCCCGATCCGCTCGTGGCCCAGTTCGACGAGGTGGGCGACGGCGCCCTCGACGCCGCCCGACTGGTCGGTCAGGACGGTGTCGGCGGCGATCCCGCGCACCTCGCGGTCGAGCAGCACGAGCGCCGGGTCGATCGTCTTCAGCAGCCGCGCGACGTCGGGGTTGCGGTCGCTCGTCAGCGACAGCACGAGCGCGTCGACGCCGCGCGAGGCCATCCGCTCGACGATCTCGACCTCGGCCACCGGATCCCAGTCGGAGGTCGAGATGACGAGGTCGACGCCGTGGTGGCGCAGCTCCAGCGACAGTCTCTCGGCCTGCTGGCTGAACACCTCGTTGAGGTGGGGGACGAGGAAGCCGACGAGCGCGCTGCTGCGTGTGCGCAGCGAGCGGGCGGCCGTGTTGGCGCGGTAGCCGAGCCGGGCCGCCACCTCGGTCACGTGCGTGCGCGTCGCCGGGGCGACGCCGGCCTCGCCGTTGAGCACGCGCGAGACGGTCGTCTTCGAGATGCCGGCCGCTCTCGCGATGTCGATGATCGTGACGCCGCGCTGACGTCCGCCATTGGGATCGTTCCCATTCACTGGGGCCATTTGTAGCAGGAGTGCGGAGGCGGCGTCAAAGAGATGAAGATCGTGGTGTCGAAAGGGATCGGGTGAATTTGTTGACGCCGGTGACGCGGGTGTGTTAGAACCTTCATAGGGAACGTTCCCAACGTTCTCGACCGAAGGGAAGCCGGCGGCGTCGCGGCCGCCGGCAGGCCCGGGACACAAGAGGAGAGACCTGGTGGAAGACAGCTCCCGCCCCCGTGGCGGAGATACGCTCGTGCTCGCGTTGCGGGATCGCGCCCTGCGCTCGCCGGAGATCGGACTGATCTTCGCGCTGCTGGTCGCGATCGTCGCGTTCACGATCGTCAGCCCCGCCTTCGCGAGCGGTGCGACCGTCGAGTCGACGATCCGCACGATCGCGTTCGTCGGGCTCGTCGCGATCGGGCAGACGATGCTGCTGATCGCGGGCGAGTTCGACCTCTCGGTCGGCTCGGTCGCCTCGCTCGGCGCCGTCGTCGCGGCGGTGCTGATGACGAGAGCGTCGCTGCCGATCCCCGTCGCGATCGCGCTGGCGCTGTGCGCCGGCCTCGGCGTCGGGCTCGTCAACGGGCTGCTGACGGTGAAGGTCGGCCTGCCGGCCCTGATCGTCACGCTCGGGATGCTGTTCGCCGCGCGCGGCGGCGCCTACGTGATCAGCGACGGCCGCGAGGTCTATCCGCTGCCCGACGGCGTCAGAGCGCTGGCCGGCTCGATCCTGGGCCTCCCGCTGAGCGTCTGGGTGTTCGCCGCGCTGGCGCTCGTCGCCGACGCGGTCGTCCGTCGCAGCGGCTTCGGCCGCCGGCTGTACGCGACCGGCGGCAACGCCGAGGCGGCGCAGCTCGCGGGCATCCGCACCGACCGCGTCAAGATCGCCGCGTTCGCGATCACGGGCTGCCTCGCCGCGCTCGCGGGCGTGCTGCTGATGGCGCGCCTCAGATCGGGCGACCCGCAGATCGGGATCGAGTGGGAGCTGTCGGTGATCGCGGCCGTCGTCGTCGGCGGGGTCAGCCTCCGCGGCGGCATCGGCTCGATCGCCGGCGCGCTGCTCGGCGTCCTGTTCCTGCAGGTCGTCAGCACCGGCCTCGTGATCGCCGGCGTCGAGTCGGCGCTCCAGCCCGTCGCCGTCGGCGTCGTGATGATCGCCGCGCTCGCCGTCGACCAGCTGCGCCGCACGCGCACCGCCTGACCATCTCGCATCAACGCATCAGTCACACGGAGGAGAGACCACACGTGGCACGTACGTCGTTCATTCCCAGGGCCGGGCTCGCGGCCGGCCTCTGCGCGCTGACCGCGCTGTTCGCGGCCGGCTGCGGCGACAGCAGCGACAGCAGCAGCGCCGACACGTCGGCGCAGGCCGCCGCGACGAGCACGACCGGCGGCGACGCCGGCGCCAAGGAGTGCTCGGTCGAGGGCAAGAAGATCCAGTACGTCGGGCCGCTGAAGTCCAA encodes:
- a CDS encoding NAD(P)/FAD-dependent oxidoreductase; translated protein: MSTPERIVVVGGGPAGQRCALALRRRGHGGAIDLVGDERLAPYDRTLLSKDALRGEREPEPVALAPAGAYAEAGVTVHAGARATGLDAHARTVALDDGRALSYDRLVIATGGRPSLPPALRCDGVLTVRTAADVAPLRDALVRARHLVVIGGGFIGGEIASAAVALAAPVTLVEAAEHPLAPVLGAEVAEHVTSLHRAAGVEVRCGAAVTSVRRERDGWRVALADGAELRADAVIAGVGMVPAVDWLDGSPLTIDDGIVTDERCRTDVDGVLAAGDCARWHNPRYGRSMRVEHWDTACRHGEAAAANALGIDTPFAPLPFFWSEQHGVVVRYAGHAPEWDAVEVQEGEQPHEWVARYLHDGRLVAACAAGRPRDFAAARRELDQPTKEHAPT
- a CDS encoding ferredoxin produces the protein MTIEAIVDADLCIGAGNCVHLAPGGFELDDDGIAVPLAGADEERLRLAARSCPTGAIALRETTTTAT
- a CDS encoding amidohydrolase family protein, translating into MSVTAEGPPQIAREPLSDLLIVDTDIHVHESPGVLAPYCDMPWKVALEHIRDAAESYLDIPGFSPGVSAGDYQAKFPTTHDAGRTVWTPQQMRTEIDALHVDIGVLFPDHLLKLPVLTQTDYASALARAYNAWLVEEWTSARDKLLGCIVACPHDPRDAAREIEKYAGHPEIVGVYLPCAGLDPLWGHRMYDPIWEAAEAADLPVLLHSVTVTHPVFPFNNHGFDNELARHTCSHTFSIIANCVDMITTGVPVRYPKLRIAVAEAGVSFMPFVMSRLDKEYLERRRECPFLEERPSHYLKQWWVATQPIEEPEDMGDLAKMIELMDGWDRVMFATDWPHHDFDHPMKLDQIPMSDQQRRQLFGTNALELFKIDAQGRRLNLPGSVA
- a CDS encoding Rieske (2Fe-2S) protein; the encoded protein is MAAATEQDIGSVERFPDGSRTVVEIAGRQVGVFNVDGELHALPNVCPHQTGPLCEVARLTGTFRQAADGDWRKEWVHDGEIVACPWHGLEFHVPTGRCLAYPHIQLRRYSVRVAEGRVLLSVGGRRAAAAGAA
- a CDS encoding cyclase family protein encodes the protein MSASLAAQLAAATLIDLEQPRRMGDPIAPVHAPGLVYGLHRRHEPGLGRRTSASGLICTPEHAGTHIDALSHQAENLCMHGGVRVDADVQTSTGFTTHGVESLPPLVRPGVLLDLPALRGGPLAPDELIGVDELQAAAAASPAPIAPGSVVLVRTGYGAHWDDPPHYLRAPGIAREGSEWLAQQEVAAVGADNVVWDALDRWDDVTESILPGHVVLLVRAGIPIVENLRLEELARAAPRAFTVVVLPLKYVGGTGSPVRPIAIVPSAEEP
- a CDS encoding FadR/GntR family transcriptional regulator, with translation MTTPPEPDATVEHPFSAVRVTRSFDEVVRQLHAGLLSGRYQPGDRLPNERELGELLRVGRSTVREALRTLELQGLVEVRPGRNGGIFAAEPSGRSVGDALETLLRFRQPSRAELLEFRVSFEGETAWWAARRATDEDHARLRALADAVGASARASGRAWEQIADDDVAFHAAVAEASRNQVRVAVMQAINHPLREGVLAMGASADDAVRVAVADDLREIAEAIAAGDADLARDRMREHVERNPALNDAAGAERA
- a CDS encoding LacI family DNA-binding transcriptional regulator, which codes for MNGNDPNGGRQRGVTIIDIARAAGISKTTVSRVLNGEAGVAPATRTHVTEVAARLGYRANTAARSLRTRSSALVGFLVPHLNEVFSQQAERLSLELRHHGVDLVISTSDWDPVAEVEIVERMASRGVDALVLSLTSDRNPDVARLLKTIDPALVLLDREVRGIAADTVLTDQSGGVEGAVAHLVELGHERIGLISMTDVNRPGREVPAAWRRAGERAGLDFGPELNVALPRFDAASGASATGRLLAADVTAVIACVPEAAIAGVLFDLRDRGVSIPGDLSLVGYHEPVLASAKEPRIAAITRDYGEMGVIAGRLAITRLANRDQRPRIETVGTGFVPASSTAPPRRS
- a CDS encoding ABC transporter permease encodes the protein MLALRDRALRSPEIGLIFALLVAIVAFTIVSPAFASGATVESTIRTIAFVGLVAIGQTMLLIAGEFDLSVGSVASLGAVVAAVLMTRASLPIPVAIALALCAGLGVGLVNGLLTVKVGLPALIVTLGMLFAARGGAYVISDGREVYPLPDGVRALAGSILGLPLSVWVFAALALVADAVVRRSGFGRRLYATGGNAEAAQLAGIRTDRVKIAAFAITGCLAALAGVLLMARLRSGDPQIGIEWELSVIAAVVVGGVSLRGGIGSIAGALLGVLFLQVVSTGLVIAGVESALQPVAVGVVMIAALAVDQLRRTRTA